One Amia ocellicauda isolate fAmiCal2 chromosome 13, fAmiCal2.hap1, whole genome shotgun sequence genomic window, TGATAATTCTGTGCTACCTACAAAACCACTGCAACAAAGTCTCACAGTGATGGCACACAACAAATCttcaatttgaattaaaatcatAGCCTGGTTAAAGCACTAACGGGATGAGAGCGGCATGGTGTGTCTGTCAGGAAGGCAGACTGGTCATGTTCTTTCTTCACAGTCGGACTCCACTCAGAGACAGTAGAGAGATTCACACCATTCAATTTGGTTGCCAGGCCTTCCGAGGGAGAGCCAAGCCATTTACCTCATTGGAAAACAAACTACTCCGTCAACTGGCGTTTCTTTTGCTTGTGCTACATCTCCGTGTCCTGCTGACAAAAATGAGCTTTGTGTTGCACTGAAGAGGAACACAAGCAAGATAAACTGGTTCGTTCTCACAAATGTTCCTCAAAGGTTCACTATGCCAGTAATCCAAACGCTTTCTTCATTTGACAATGCTGGAAAGAACCAGGCCAGCCACAATTGGCAagactgtattgtactgttcaTTTGAGTACCACACAAAGTTAATCGTCTACAGATATATAAAGAGGTTTTCTTCATTGCGTCATCCAGGTCAGTGCTGCTTAACCTCACTTAATATGGCAAACCCAGTATATTGTGTTAAAAACTCACTAATAGtgattgtaaaataaattataaaaaattgcaataaagcaatgttttattataattatttctggTCCATTGGAAACCTGGTCACTGTGACACTACAATATATTGTTACAACAGTATAACTGCGCAATTCTGCCATTCCTGTTGTGTAAAGGTAAAGTTACACAACTCAGCAATGCAGAATGTCTTAACACTGCAATCTGCAGGGCGTGTAACTCTCACTGCATTATGCATTAGACATCATGACACACAAACCTTTATGTAGTTGAAAAGGTGCAGAAATACTTAATGCTTGGTCTAATGCATTTGAGAAATGTGCGCTAACAATCACAGTGGACAGCCTGCATGTTTGAGAGAGCCAGGACACAGCACCGGTGACCACAGCACCACAGCTTCATCTACAATTCACCCGTTTCAAATTACAGAGAGAGCAGGAGTAGCCAATAAACTACACTACTGTCCTCCTCAAAGCAGCTGCTCCTCTATTGACAAGAGCAACTCTAGGTCTCCAACTACAGTAGCACTGGTCTAACTGGACTGGCTGATTATGTCAATGAACTGGATGCCTGACGCTGACTAATGCAGGAACCAATTTAAGCAGTCTTTGGCAGCTAACACAAAAGTTgaactgtcttttttttttttttctgaagtggAAGACATTACTTCATGTGCCCTTAATGTCTGCCACAGAAAAACCATCCATTTGCAAGACCTTTGGATTCATTTTTATTCTGTGTGTAGATGGGAGGGGATTTGACCTGATGGGACCTGATTAAAACTCCTGTCACACTAAAGGACATTCAACTGAATTCCTTGAAGAAAAGTGATATTCAGAAAGCATATGGGCATGGTTTATAACATTTCTTATTAacttatttaaatataacatgTACACAAATACCATTGTACTCATGCACCTTGTACAGCTCAGCAGCTGGCGTAATCATTGACAGTTCAGATCAGTCAGGTCAGTCAGAGCAGGGTGCTGATGATGGACAGGCCTTACACTCACAATCATGCCATTCATAAAAACACAAGCTGCACTAGATACTCACGGCCGTGTCCTCCTCAGACAGTCCACACTCCGCCGCGATCAGCATTAAGGTCGTGGCGTCGGGGTGCTTGCTCACTTTCATGAAGTTCTCCTCCAGCGCTTTGACCTGCTCCTCGGATAACTCCAGGATGTCCACCCCGTCCCCGGTCCTCCTGGAAGAGCCTCCAGCTGAAGCCATGCCTCTGGCCACAACGACAATGTAAGAGTAAGTCCTTGCGGTGCAGTAGGAGCTGTTTGACAGCCGGCTCTGTGAATGCCTGTCACTGCAGCGGGGGGAGATCCCACGCAAATGACGCTCCTGCCTAAATAACAAACACCCCACAGCGGCTGCTAGGAAATAGATACGCCAAGCAGAAAGATAAGCAAACGCAAGAGCTGCGCAATTACAGCTGCTGGTAGCGCTGCAGCCGAGCTCCAGCTGCGCGAACAGCCAGCAGCTGCACACAATTATACTTCGTAGTGGTCGCGTTTGCGTAGGGCAGGTTTCCGCAgttgtgcgcagatctgcagaatcccaacAACCCCATTGGCGGAGCCGCGCAGACTCCGAAATCTGCGCATCACGAACTTGACCAGTATTCCGAGAGCGCTGCGATCTGAAGTCAGATAGTTGAGCCTCCATACGAACTTTGAATTAAGATACAGCAACAACAGTGATAATTTAGAAGAAGACGACGAATTAAAAGATTGAATAAAAACCAGAAACTGTAATACCTGCTCTGCGCGTCCGCAGTCGTGGCTCTGGTCTCGCAGTGGTGTGTCCTGTTGCTGATGTCGCCTGTACTGGCGCTGCAGTTTTCCATATTGAAATAGCGACCGGGCTACGTCAGGCATAAGTGATGCAAGTTTTTGTGGTGAGTCAATGCACCTGTAAAACCTGCTCTGCCAGGTAAGTGAGAAACGCCATCCTGTTGGCTAACAGTGTGTTTACAACTTTGAAGTCATACTTTAATATGTTCCTATTAATATAATGTAGGATCAAGGGATGATTTCAAAAGCAAGGCTGAAAaacgttttttcttttcatttagaGAAATCTTGTCCAACAGATGTCGATCTTGTCAGTGGAGAGTTTTGATGTCACACAGAGGAAGCAGTTTGAGAGGCTCTGGCCTAGACCTCGTGGGATGCTTATTGAACAAAAGCAGGTAAACCCAAGTCCTCACCACCCTGGAAGCTACTTGAAGGTGAGCGAATAATTATGATAGTGAATTACAGCTGTTTCATAATTTAGTTGGTTGTGTAAAGCTGTGGACAAATAACAACATGCAAACACCCACACCAGTGCTTCCCACGACCCCAGGTCTCTTCCTTTGGCTTTGGACATCTGCAGCATCTCCGCCCAGCTGTTCTCCACAAAACCAAATGGAGCTGAGGAAGCAAGCAGGCGGGACGTGTTGCTACTTCCGCTTTTCACTGAGCCTGGTCACTGGGAGCACAGAAGAAGCATCTGAAGAAAACCTCCAGTGCTGTCCTAAATCCCCAGACCTACCACTCTGAAAAACAGCCTCTATCTGTACTAAAGACACAGAATCATGTTTTCATGTACCGACACAAGTTTTGTAAAAGTTTCCTCTGTGTACACTATCTATCTCTGTTGATCTCCCAGGAAGCTGCTAAATTATGTTTGCTTTGATTGTATCTTTTTTTAGTTTGCCTTATCTTCTCTTTGAGCCTCTTGGCATCTTCCTGTTTATGTGCTGTTCACTATTTACTCAGCACAGTGGAtcacttattttttattacaaatgGCATTAGTACTGGTGTGTAAACTGATTATAGGCTAGGAAGGAGAGCTTTGTTGGCCATAATTATGCTGGGATTGTTTGTTACCTTGTCCTCCCTTATAAACTCTAATAaactcccctcccccccccccacacactgatTTTTCGCTGATTTTGACATAAATATACCATTCAGGCTACTCTTGCACAAAATAACCGGTGTGTTGATTCTGATTGCCACAGCAGTACTGGAAAGTATAATGCAAGTCATTTTCTGAACCTTACTACTCTCTGTAATTGAGACATAGTGTGCAGCCAAGGGTTTTCTTATTCCAGGGTTTTGAAACTCAGAAGCATGAATTTGTTACAtttacaaagtttttttttttgcaactgGAGCACACTCCTCTGATTTCACTCTCCTTATTTCGTGTGTGGTTCACTGCGGTGAAACTGGAATTCGGAATGTAAAAACTGGAATGAAAACGAAAAATGAAAATTACATTGGATACTCTTAAAAGGGAAAACATGGATACACTTGCCTTTACAAAAGCATATTGTGCATTTTTTTGAAATCCTATAATTTTTCATCCTGTTGCGGAAAAGAAGGAGTATGTCCCACTCATAACCTCTGCTATTATTACCAACTCTTGCTTTGTTTTCCATTACATCTGTTAGCTTGAAGTGTAAGTCAGCATTTGGGGAGGCTTGCGATCGCATGGAAATTACACAAAGCATGTGCCTGACCCTTGGGAAGCAGAAACATCTGGAAATCAAAATCGAAGTATGAACCTTACAGAGGAAATGAAGCGCAAGTCAAGATACATAATATTAAACCAAGGCCTCATCGAGAGGCAGTGGGCTGAGGTCTCCTTATTCTTCACAGCAAACACTTCCATTTCAGGAGAAGAGCATGTGTGATAGTGTGTTGGAATGTCTATTGCATGAAAGTGGATTAACATCATTTATTAAGACTGCCTAAgttgtttctttgtgtttcttctacCATGCAAATGAGAACAATAGTATGTTTTTCACATTCCCTTGTGAGTCAGACCTGTGGTGTGGCTAGGGTGTTTATGTGGTGGAGGATGAGAAAACTATACTTGCcagtaatataaataataagggaATAATAAGAGAATTCCAATAATGAGGGTGGAGATACtttcaaatattaaacaaaacaactcCCTGATATCCGATCTCATCTTTGAATCACCCTGCAAACACACTGATTGAATATAGTAATAAGTTGAATATATCAAAATAATTTtaggatttaaagtgtattttAATAAGTAGCTTAACCATTCTTGATATtgatatcatatttttaattgcagATCTAATTCACATTTGGCTTCCACTTCCATCTCATGACCTCAAAAATAAGGAACAGACCTCAACACAATGCAACGTCACACCCAtgccccaccccacacacactcacttttatttttttacagtagacctcttaaaacataattattagttaatgtattttaatatattttgacaAATGAAAGCATCACAGGCTTTTATGCTTTCTATTggcaaaaattatttattataaccTATATAATGTTAGTTCCAGGGCAATTTTATAGATTCTTGCCAATTCTCACAAATGTTAGGATTTCACACACTttcaatacaaacaaatatctATAAAAAACCTAGAACTCTGTGGAATTACAAGttccctttaaaataaatgtcctcTTTAAAGAAATACCACAATGCTATTACACATTTGAAATTAAGCAGTAGACATTCAACCTGCCGTGGTTCCTGATTAATTTTCTGCTGACAGGAAGGCACGTACCAGAATGAATTTGCTGCATTtaagataaatataaaaaagcagATAAAAAGAGATATATTGATCTTCATAAACTCTCTACATATACAAATTGTCCTAAATTCTCAGCTTGAGTATGTCAGCCTTTACAGAATCAGAATCAGTTGTCAAAATGACCAAGATATATGattttaacaatttaaaaatagctTATGAtgagctaataacaatgatgtGTCCCAGCATGAGTGGTACCATCATATATTGAATCTTTATTGGCAGCCATGAAgttctttatttccttttccatttacactaatcagccataacattatgaccacctgcctaatattgtgtaggtcccccttttgccaccaaaacagccctgacgtgtcgaggcatggactccactagacctctgaaggtgtgctgtggtatctggcaccaagacgttagcagcagatcctttaagtcctgtaagttgcgaggtggggcctccatggatcggacttgtttgtccagcacatcccacagatgctcgattggattgagtcaacactttgaactcgtgattcatcagaccaggccaccttcttccattgttcCGTGgttcagttctgatgctcacatgctcattgtaggcactttcggcagtggacaggggtcagcatgggcaccctgactggtctgtggctacgcagccgcttacgcaacaaactgcgatgcactgtgtgttctgacacctttctatcagaacctgcattaactttttcagcaatttgagctacagtagctcgtctgttggatcagaccacacttGCCAGCCTTCgcaccctgtcgccggttcaccgctattccttccttggaccacttttgataggtactgaccactgcagaccaggaacatcccacaagagctgcagttttggagatgctctgacccagtcatctagccatcacaatttggcccttgtcaaagtcgctcagatccttatgcttgcccatttttcctgcttctaacacatcaactttgaggacaaaatgttcacttgctgcctaatatatccacccactgacaggtgccatgataacgagattatcagtgttattcacttcacctgtcagtggtcaaaatgttatggctgatcggtgtatattttgTTGCAGCAAGGAGAGATGATCCAGGAGTGTACCTCTGCACACCCCACatcaaaattgtattttgtaaacaATCAAAAGTCAAAACTACACAAGATCAACACTGTCCAATGCGTAATTAATTACTATAATGAGAGACTGGCAACCACTTTACAAGAGAAAATTGTGGTGGGTAACGTTAGCAGTCTGAAGTTAGCTAATATTATTGTAGTCACTCTAGCTAGAGGAATAGATTATGCAAGGAGATGTCTGGTAGCCTTATCACCTTTGGTTGATCTCTCTCTGGAACAAAGCAGAATGGAATAGTCTGATTGGTTCTCCTTGTTCTACAGGTAAGATCATGGCCTTCTCACCTGATTCATGCTGTCACCGGGTCACAGTGCACTGGGCTTGAAAATATTGTCACTGACTTTGATCACCCATGTCAAATCCTTTTCCCATTCTTCTCTATGTTTTTGCATGCCTTATGACTTTTCTGTTTAGGTGTtattgaatatacactcacctaaaggattattaggaacacctgttcaatttctcattaatgcaattatctaatcaaccaatcacatggcagttgcttcaatgcatttagggttgTGGTCCTgttcaagacaatctcctgaaatccaaactgaatgtctgaatgggaaagaaaggtgatttaagcaattttgagcgtggcatggttgttggtgccagacgggccggtctgagtatttcacaatctgctcagttactgggattttcacgcacaaccatttctagggtttacaaagaatggtgtgaaaagggaaaaacatccagtatgcgacCTGGAGGCGCCTGCCTATGTCATCTGGGATTTCAGCCCTCTTTACCCCTTGGGAGGGCTGTCTTGTTCAAGGTGCTTCCAGGCCACAGGGCCCATTCTCTGTCAGGTTCACAGGACAGAGGGAAGCTGATCCACATCCAGAGCCCtccttatttcatttatttggaACAATGTAGACTGCATATGTCTTATCATACTGTATTTCATGattgaattaatgtattaaatacaaatatcgcACCTGGAAACACAGCTGTAGTCTTATATTTATCCTTACCAGTGTTGTATGTGTTAGTCAGAGGGGTTCTACTGCATTTGGATGTTTTCAAAGCACTGAAAATTGACAGGAGCACTGGCCTCCACCTTTATCCTAACACTTCTTGCCAAAGTCAGTTGCCTCCCCTCTCAAATAGTTCCTGCTGCGATCTAGTGATTAGGTGTGGACTAGAGCTTTTCACATAGGTTAGGGTTTCAAAAGCCCCAgctcccacacacatacacaacctCACCTCCAACACAATTATTCATTAATAACCAAGCCCTTTTCCACCAGGTAAGGGTTCAAAGCTCCATATTACAAGCCCCAATATCTACCTAAGCACCACATTGTGGGGAAATAAACTCTCATAACCTGTAAAGAGCATGCTGAGGCTGATGGTTGACCTATCCTACTTTAGTGCTGATCTACAGTGCACCTGTATTGAATTCACTCCACGTTCCACCTCATGCATCATGCTCAGTGCAGCCTGGTTAACAGTATGGATATATATAAACACCACATACACACTGTTAAGAGCAGTCTCAGTTTCTGTTTTGGATTTAGTAGACATCTTGAAGTGTGTAGAGACAcgttaaaacataaaaagataAAATGATGCACTGAAAGAATTGTACTCCCACAGTTCAGTttttatatgtacattttattttgtaggttAGACAGaagattttgtttaatttttaaatgaagCCATCTTTGTCACAAAAGTGTTGACATCGTCAACCTCTGGCAGGATGTCCTTCCAGACCAATTTGGCATCTTTCCACAGGGCACCAGCTTTCTCATGGCTCTGAAGGAGGAAGTTGTATACAGACAAGTAGgttagaaatacaaaatgttttatgcatcataattgtaattttcagaaaatgattcTAAAGATGTCCAAAACAGCACTGGACTCACCATTCCTTTGCAAAGTAAGGACAGAATCTTCACCAGTAAGATGCCAGCTTTGCCCAGGGGAATCAGGGGCTTAGACACCTCCCTGCCCAGCAAAGGAAACATGGCATTGTGTCAGCAAACCAGAAAGGAAACTAACTTACTAGCATTGAGACTGGACAGAAGGCGAATAAAGATTTCACCCTTTCTGGTGTTCAAgcatactgtattattattattattattattattattattattattattattattattattattatttttatttcttggcagacgcccttatccagagcaacTTACAAAATTATAATcctgcattattaaaaaaaaataacattcttTACAAATTCACCAAATTAGGGCAgatgttgtttttattcaataatttaataaataatacttactttaataaaagtaaaacaaaactataaattGCTTTGCAGTTTAAGTGGTTGGAAATTTAGCTTCTACACATTTACTACATGGATTGAGATAAAGGCTTGTGTGGCACAAACAGTGCTAGGTCAGGCTAAACTCTGCTCTTGTGCAGACACACAGCCATCTATGCAAGACTGGACAGTGACAGACTGGGTCAAAAGGGAGAGCGAGTTTGCGAGTGTGTGATGTCACAGGGACGTTTACGAGACGACTCACTTGAAGAGTTCGCCCATGGCAATGCCCCCCTCGTGCAGCATGGGTGCGATGATCTCTGCCAGGTACTGCCAGATGTAAGGGATGTCAATGGACATGTCTTCTGCCACCTCCAGGATTTCCTGCAGCCTGGACACAATGACAGCAGAGACCTTCAGGAAATGTACTTCACCACCACTTCAGTGCCGCAGCAGCACACTGTACAACAGAAACCTAATTGGCGAGGTTCAGATCAGATGGCACAATTAATAActgttttggaaaataaaaaaagtcaatGTAGAAGTTGCCCTAGGGCACACCTGAGTGCAATGCATGTTGGAATGTGTTCTTCACTGCAACTTCCACACAGAAACTGAAGGGATTGTCAGCCACCACTGTCCAACTGTGAGAGTATGTGTAGTGTAAGCCAGCACTTACCCTTTGTAGTACTGCTCAGTGGGCAGGGTGCCAGCCTTGAGCAGCTGGTAGAGCAGCAGGCCCATGCGTTCCCGCGCAATGGTGCTGCGCTCCAATGACGACTCGATGCCGTTCCGCACGAACACAAAGAGCAGCGGCTCGGAGTTCAACTCCTGGACACACTGCAGGGCTTCCTGTGGGTGTGAGGACGAGAAGATGGGGATACATTGGCAAAAAGTGCTGCAATTGGAAGtgatatttctaaaatgtgccAAGCCTTTAACCTGGCTTCACACTGCTAGTATTCATTCTATTGAAGTTACACTCATGACTTGATCACATGGCAGGCAGATTAATTGAACTTTCCTCAGCTCTGTTGCTGTATTTTTTGATGGAGGTTTTCAGCAGAAGCAAGACCCACAGAACATATATGTAAACCTGTAACAGAAGTTTGAAGTCATGGCCTCTGAGCCCCCTGTTGTGAGCAGCAGTGGAACATCCCTGTACCTTCATGTCATTGATGTGGAGATACTCCTCAATGATGGCCTTTGACTTCTTGTCCATGCCATCCTCGCTCAGGGTGGCTTTAGCAGTGgcaggaggaggggtggacacagCCTCCCGTTTCACTGTGAACACACAACATCCTTCATTCACACAAACTCAGCAGCTCCACTTGCACAGTTTTGTCAGGTCTCACTTAACATCAATGTGTTATTGTTGCAGTTTTGCCTTGCACTACCTTTACATTTGCTGCTGTCTCTGTCACTCTGCAAGTAGCAGTCTCCAAGACCTTGTCTCTATCACTGCGTACCCATCTATCACTCTGAAAACTATCCATCCCCCACTCTCTACCTCTTCACTTCTTAAGACTCTCAACCACTCCATAGCCCCTCTGCATACCCATATCCTCTCTCCAGTCTGTCAGCCAGTACATACCTGTCTCCTTGCTCCCAGCTTTCTCCCGACTGCCCTGGTCTCTGTTGTCAGTCATGCTGGCGACTCTGGGCAGGGGGTCTGCTGGGCCGCAGTCTTCCGTCTCTTTGCTATAGCCCCTCTTGGTGATGGGGGGCGTGTTCCGGTCACTCCTGACCAGGCCTCTCTTATCCTGAGcatttctcctctcaaagcgaTCACGCTGGCTACATTCACGGCGCTGCAGACATTCGAAGCGGTAACGACGCTCACTGCGCTCCAGGAATTCGAAGTGGTTATGGCGCTCACTGCGCCCCCGGCAGGAGCTACTCCTGATAAcaaagggagagggaaagatGTAGATCAAGCATGTAGGTCAGACTGCTTGCCTGTTGACAACCTAGATGAGCAATATCTATAAAGAGGTGGTATCTGTTCTGTAACATTTGTAGACTTCTTTGGAGACAGATTGCTTTACAAAGTCAGTGAGTTAAGCATAGGTCAAGCTCAGGTCAGTCCACATTATAAATGTGAATTAATCTATGGTGGACAAGTGTAGGGTAAGAATTCCACAGCAGAAACTTAACCCTGGGCTGAAAATGGAGATGAAAATACACCCTAGCTTTTAGACCAGGACTCAGCTGCCTCCGCTGCCCCCCTGCGGGATCTCACCTCTGCAGGACTCTCCGTGCATCACTGTGTACGGAGAAAGGCACAGCAGAAGACGACTGCTGCAGGTTGAGGGTGCCGGTAGCAGGCCGTCCAGACCTGGGAGCTGTGAAAAGAGGGATGGAATCACTGAAGGAACGTGCTGCACTGCTACATGGATAGAACTACTGCCCCTGTGCATTTTGAGGGCTTGCAGTGTAGGAGATCAACAATGGTGGCTCACTGCTCCAAACCACAGACCTAGACCTCACAGTAATGTTCAAGTTTCTTCCAGataaattcttattattattactgaattGAACccgttacatttaattaaatggttTCCAAATCTTTCCAAATGTGGAGCAGCTAGACTGTTCACATGGAAATGGTTTACgtgggatcggtggaattctgcagatctgtgaacTACATAAAATCTGCACTTCGTTTGATGTTGACATATATCCCTCCACTTCAGCAAGTAGTGTGAATGGTCACATGACACTTCCACTTACAAGCGCTGAGGTCCACAACACCTGTAATGAGTCAACTATGCGACTCTTTGGTGCTCGCGCTAGTAACAATATCTGTATCCATCTTCACTGTGCATTCTGCATTTTTCTTCTGTACTTCTGTGCTGAGAGCTCACCTTCTCTGGACTGGAATTTCTGGTGTCCAGGTTTGAGAGCCTCGGGGTCAATGTTCTCGGAATCCAGCTTCTTCTCAGTCTCCTCGGCTGGGGGGTGCCGGAGCGCCTCGCTTTCAGAAGCTGGGGCAGCAAGCTGGGCCTGGTTTGGCTCAGAGGTACACTCCTTCACCAGCTGCCAAGAGACGGGCAAGAGCAGGAAATTAACAGATGAACTGTACTCCAGTTTGGGGTCATTAATCGAGAAGTCCTGAGAGGCTTCTGACACCCATGTGACAGAACCGGACCCTAAACAGAAGCTTTGCTGTTTTGACAGACATCCGGTAAAACGCACTTAAATAAACGTTACCATTACCAGCAGTAGGTCATGAGTCATTAAGGTGTTGTTTACCTTAAATGAAGCCAACCACAGCCTCGGTGACAAGGGAAATGGAGAACTCTTAGCCTATGGGGTACATATTAAGGATGCCCCTCCTCGCACAATTCAACCACCGTCATCATCAAATCACAGTTCCAAATACTGAGGTGGGAAAtgggcaggtgtgaaaaaaactTACCCTCTTCTGGGTGGTGGGATATATCTTGTTAATGACCTCAATATTCTTTGCTGTAATATCAAACAGCTGGTCCAgctgcaagaaaacaaaaaaaaatgtattcacccATCTACATAAAGTCAGCTGAACTGAAGAAAACACTAAAACCAGTTGACAGATAAAGAGCTAgatagacaaaaacaaaaacagacagcaACCTTTTCTACCTCTTACTACATTTTGACACATAGCCCAGTCTGCAGCTGTGTGGATTTTAATGTCAACCTAAAACTTAAACCTCACCTATACTATACTTAATGCAATAATGATAAATCGGTCATTTGAGACCTGAAAGCCTGTATATCCTATATAGCCAATATGAATAGaaactattaaaataaattgtacttTTGCATTTTTCACATCTTTATATGAAATCAtatacactcaaacacacagaaatggaagatgtcAACACAGATCAACCCAGGTCACTATCAAAACTTCACACATATCTGTCTTCAGCCCAAACGTTCATCAGTTGGCATCAGTTGTTGTGGCATTTGTCCTCTTATGTTAATTTTAGTTTAGTAGACA contains:
- the hopx gene encoding homeodomain-only protein, translated to MENCSASTGDISNRTHHCETRATTADAQSRGMASAGGSSRRTGDGVDILELSEEQVKALEENFMKVSKHPDATTLMLIAAECGLSEEDTAKWFKLRNAQWRKSEGLPAQLGSVKD
- the LOC136766338 gene encoding eukaryotic translation initiation factor 4 gamma 1-like, with the protein product MDTDIVTSASTKESHTPRSGRPATGTLNLQQSSSAVPFSVHSDARRVLQRSSSCRGRSERHNHFEFLERSERRYRFECLQRRECSQRDRFERRNAQDKRGLVRSDRNTPPITKRGYSKETEDCGPADPLPRVASMTDNRDQGSREKAGSKETVKREAVSTPPPATAKATLSEDGMDKKSKAIIEEYLHINDMKEALQCVQELNSEPLLFVFVRNGIESSLERSTIARERMGLLLYQLLKAGTLPTEQYYKGLQEILEVAEDMSIDIPYIWQYLAEIIAPMLHEGGIAMGELFKEVSKPLIPLGKAGILLVKILSLLCKGMSHEKAGALWKDAKLVWKDILPEVDDVNTFVTKMASFKN